From a region of the Sminthopsis crassicaudata isolate SCR6 chromosome 6, ASM4859323v1, whole genome shotgun sequence genome:
- the LOC141547324 gene encoding olfactory receptor 5p57-like — MSGNYCTDVTKFILLGLTDDPALRVILFVIFLSVYAVTLVGNLTLIILIRISSQLHTPMYLFLSHLAFVDIEISSSVTPLMLTNYLKDITLITLPGCMAQICCTFSFGTAENFLLAVMAYDRYMAICNPLLYSIKMSPKVCTLLLITSYVGGSVNAWFFTGCLLNRSCCGTNKINHFFCDYSPLLKLSYSEDNLAEILPAASAGSIIMITVLIILISYIYILFSVLKINSSEGRSKAFSTCTSHLTAVSQHYGTLTLIYVMPKPSYSTDENKVISVFYGVMIPMLNPLIYSLRNKEVKGPLRKLMNKKKLFFMNLPLHF; from the coding sequence ATGTCTGGCAATTACTGCACTGATGTGACTAAATTCATTCTTTTGGGATTAACAGATGATCCAGCTCTTCGTGTCATCCTCTTTGTGATATTCCTGAGTGTCTATGCAGTCACATTAGTTGGTAACCTTACTTTAATCATATTGATCAGAATTAGCTCCCAGCTTCATACTCCAATGTACCTTTTCCTCAGTCACTTGGCTTTTGTGGATAttgaaatttcctcatctgtcacacCTCTCATGCTCACAAATTACCTCAAGGACATCACCTTAATCACTCTGCCAGGGTGTATGGCCCAAATATGTTGTACATTCTCCTTTGGGACAGCTGAGAACTTCCTGCTGGCTGTGATGGCCTATGATCGGTATATGGCTATCTGTAACCCCCTGCTCTATTCCATCAAGATGTCTCCTAAGGTCTGTACTCTGTTACTCATCACATCCTATGTGGGCGGTTCTGTGAATGCTTGGTTCTTTACTGGTTGCTTATTGAATCGGTCCTGCTGTGGAACCAATAAGATCAATCACTTTTTTTGTGATTATTCACCACTTTTGAAGCTTTCCTACTCTGAAGATAATCTTGCTGAAATTCTTCCTGCTGCCTCTGCTGGGTCAATAATTATGATCACAGTGCTAATTATCCTAATCTCTTATATATACATCCTCTTTTCTGTCTTGAAGATAAATTCTAGTGAGGGAAGATCCAAAGCTTTCTCAACTTGTACCTCCCATCTCACAGCTGTCTCTCAGCACTATGGGACTCTTACTTTAATTTATGTGATGCCTAAACCTAGCTATTCAACAGATGAGAATAAAGTGATTTCTGTTTTCTACGGTGTAATGATCCCCATGTTGAACCCCCTAATCTACAGtttaagaaataaggaagtaAAAGGACCTCTAAGGAAActgatgaataaaaaaaaactttttttcatgaatttaccattacatttttaa